A window of Amaranthus tricolor cultivar Red isolate AtriRed21 chromosome 8, ASM2621246v1, whole genome shotgun sequence genomic DNA:
atatgtttattaggccatttgaacttataaaactcatgtatgatgttttattattttgtatagacattttatcgataaatagtataaaataggtttaaaattatttgagtccgaataaaatattataaaaacttatatgatattccagaagctattttaaggggtataaaattttaaataaccattaaaaatcatgtggaatatttttaataattaatatcgttattttaccgataaatcgaataaaatttatttaagtccatatatggtcacgaaatccatataaatttttgaacatgtatttactgcttatataagtgcctcataaaattttcatgtccaaaagacgtcatttagtatttattttgtattttaccgttttcaaacttaccgattattaataaccgagtaaaaattattaaggtccttaaatgtcaacgaaaccttcccaaactcttaccaattttacctactgtccatatgagtatgtgataaaaatttcaagtccatatgtcattgtttggtaattattttatattttaccattttacaatttaccattaacaatttaacgattattcaaaaatttaaaaaaaaaaattccaaactaaatatattctggccaaatcttgttggagacattataatatatttttattaattatttttgatgatgaagagttcatctaataccatgttttataataagagtatttaacaccttaaaatccattaaaatatcaatttaacgaataatctagaaaaaaaaaatatccaagaaattttcttaacatatagctactgaaaatttcttttaaaatgaatttcaaatattttcaaattcatataatcatttccatcacaataactttcacaaagtagtgttaaacatgcctttaaacatacaataatttataaaatcaacatgcatgatgcccacaataataatacatgtaataaattatttcatactcaaatttatcattttgacatcatctttcaagatttaagaacttctctttgggaattttttttttttttttttttttttttaaaaaagtttatacacaaactttcccaacttgttcttaaatcctttaaaaatcaccccatgtgacatacctcgactccaagcctatataattattccgtaagctcctacgcgttcttagaagcggttctaacttcgggtccttgcccttcaagtctcaactccaactcttcaactaaacatattgcattcatccaaaaatcaataataaatttggatttctaacatgcacttaacttttcctagttagagttgttagactaatacttgtgatgattttaacatatttggagtatacttattatgttgagcaacatacttagttaagtcccataatttacttgaatcctttaagtaacaaaatttatatgtttgtggaaaaacatcttcttactttctattgtggccgatttttatagatttacaagtgatgattttcttagtttagagataaaatactcattttataatgattttagtttatagaaagattcatgtaaaaaaaaaaaatgaaaaaaatgttttacatgaacaagttttaacaaaactagtggaataaagaaatgagtataacttactctatacttggtggatttcttcaagtttggtgtctatggaaagctcttaagatgaagattatttttatgggagatttgagtttataaacataaattttcagaagttttagatgggtttttgaagaagatttgatgagaaaagaaggtgttttagttattgaaagtttagaggattctagtgtttgttcatggatgaacttgggagcaatgtgttgggatttatggctgaataacaattcagaaaattgagtgcttttgcttcaaatatttgcctcttgcatgcttgtaatgatgcacaagctttgggtagaacaaaaggggttttgggtagtgtgattggcttgagtgtgtaagtgaacaaggagctactaaggggatttgggacagctatattagctgctgtttggggctgatttggagtgttttttgtcctcaatttggtctattatggtataagaaaggtttatctaagatagtttaaagtttgggtaaaaattgttgtacatgtaacaagttatgtaacttgtacttcatgtttaaaaatcacttgtatatgtgagaaatatttaatttactcccatcatggttatataatatgcttgggtaataattaaattttttttgaactgttatgggtagttgctcaactttaagttttacctccaaagtttacgttacttgttacgattcataatcatgttacgaattaacaagtttcttatcatcgtagagatttttcaaattactaccatcactaattaaattataattagtaacgaacaaatatataagaaagaaaaaaaaaattaggcgctaaaaacgactaatgaaatcttctaacaatacgactgtttcatatATGTGATGAAGTATATCAATATCGTGAATAACCATTAGTAAAGCACATACATATACTTAAAGAAAAGAAGACAACAAATTAAACTACACTTTTTGTATCCTCTTGATCCCTACACATCGAATATCCAGATGATTAACTCAAAAGGAGGATCTAATTATTCATTAGAGAAAAAACCACTTAGATCATATTCTTtacaacttattttttaaatatattacttATTTTCATTGGAATTCGTTCATATCAAATAAAACCTTAATAAATTCGAATTAAACGAATATCCTCTATCATCCATTTAAGCAAGCATCGTTAATTCTAGACTTTCATGGCTAAGAAATTTGGAGGGGTCGGTGCTTTCTTGAACAGAACAGGAAGAGGGATTTCATTAGTAATTCCCAACAGCCCATCCTTTTCAAAAAAACCAACATCTTTTTGGTCTAATATAGACTTTATCTTATAGACATTTGTATCTTCTTGGGTCTCCTCAATTGTGAAAGATGGTTGAGAGACACTACCACCCGTGACCACGTAAGACTGGCCCGTGGTTTTATCGGCAAAGACCCGCCATGTCATTGATCGCATACAAAAGTCAATGATACGGTCATCAAATGTAATTCTAATTGGTAGACCGGGATTTATGACGGTTATTTCAAAAGGTGAACTTATTTTAACAAGGATGCCAGGAAATGTTTCGTTTTTATCTCGGGTTATATGATAAAAACATGGTGTGATCTTGGTTACGAGGGTTCGAGTAAGGCCGCCGCCAATGCCTATGCTCTGTGGTACGATGAAGTATCGCCCGCCATTGACGAGTGGCTCACCGTCTGTGTCGAGAATAACGGCGGTGGCAATAGAGAGAACTGAGAAAAATAACAGGAGAGTGATGacatatttaaaaaaagttaaactcAAACTCAAAttcatttttaatgcttatgttTATTACTTGGTgttattttggttaattgtttgTATGTCTTGGTGCATAAATAGTAGGAAGACATTGGTAATATTTATAGTGTTATTATTGCTAAGGATGATGCAAAATGCAATGATATAATGCAAGCTAAGCTATGCAAGTGGAAGATGAATTTACGTACTTAATTCAAATACATACATTCAATTCTAATACGCACGTACGCATGTCCATATTTCTTTCTTCTAGTATTTATGCCaatatatcaataataaatttgacCAACTTGTTATGATGGAGGCCGCCACCTTACATTGAAAGTTTATAATTGCATGTATCTCAGAGTCCATGAACTTTGTTTCATTAAATTAATAGAAATTTAATTTGACCTGAAAAAGACAtaacttaaaaataattcaaccaCAAAAATAACAGGAGAAAATTATATGAAGCAATAACAGGAGAAAGTTGGGAGTATGatttaaatcaattaaaattggGCATGTCGAACTACATAAAATTGGATTATAAATTCGGGTAATACGATTTAAGTATAGTTATTTAAAATCGGATAATAATAGGTTCGATTAAACTAAACTTATTTCAAGTATATTCGAGTTTCAGATTACTCCAGCAGAATTAAAATGAGTTTGGACAAAAGTAATTTAATTAACGAGTCTTAATATATTTCAGACTTGATTAAGTTGGATCTTATTTAATATGGAAGTTTGGCAAGATATCAGTCGAATGGGATCCATAGTACACCACCTCTAGTAAATTAGCTAGAATTTCAGCGTTTCAAATTAACTGTAACATTAAGAAAAATAGCACTATTCattaatcactcttaatttataattagtttttaatctacaagttaaaatatagtcaactaaaatcttatttaattcgtctcattgtaaagattattaatattaattttttatgattttttattatatataattagagatattatagATCAAATTAGTATACTGTACTGCGTGAAAAGTAAAAAATAGACATAAATTAAAACAGGAAAAATTAGTAaggaaatagataaaaaaaagttgttaGCCATCGGGCAAGGTTTATGATAAGCACGAATAACCCGACATGTTATAGGATAAACGTCGcatgcatatacatatatatgtatttccACTACCACATGTTTAAAGAAAGTTGAGTACAACTTAAATAATCCTCTCAAAGTTGTTTATTTGCCGCTCTAAATCTAATTTAAAAGTATGCTACTGTGAGTCTGGTGACTACAAAATAGGTGTCTTTCACctaattattagaaaaaaaaagttatccgaaataatatgattttttgattatttttttataataatattaatttttgattaatcataaataatactaattttagGGGTTGTTTTCTTAGAATatacctaacatgttaaaaatcaaattataggagtttatatgaaaaaaaaattggtaaattaattaataaactaaagttaatattattttaggaaaaaatctccctaaattgatattattcatgattaattaatcGTTGTTATtgagaaattaacaaaaacataTATCATTTAccgtaattaaaaaaaaaaatgctgcTAGCCGTCGGAGTACGCTTATGATATGCACGAATTTAAGCCGACGTGTGATTAGGAACTACGATACAAGTGACATGGCGTATGTTGACTGTGCACTATTATCAATTACTTACTCTTTTCCAAAATAGATTAGCATTATAAAATTTTGCAGTGTAcattaatgatttttaatttacgattagttttaaatttataagttaaaatatatttaagtgtggttttatttgattcgttttaatttaaagattgtaattttttataattttttaatatacatatttagagatattaaaacttaaattagtgATGAACTGTATAAAAACTCAAATATTACAAGTATATTGAAGCAGAAGAAGTACGTACAATAGGGGCAAGTGTTTGTtataatacttaattttttcaaaCTAATTATTTCCTATGTTCCACTTATTTTgcattaattgttattttggtCCAATccactcattttgcatcatttttatttttagacaatagcgcaacactttcttttaattccaccgatacattttaactctctttttttTCATAAACACAATTCATTTTCTATCTTTGcaacaattttttaataaaagctTCATATTTTTCAAAGTAATTGTCAATCTCttatcaatttcaaaaaaaaaaagtagttaTATATATCACACATATTCACCTTACTTTCCATCACATAAAACCCATCATAATAAGAAAAGCAAGCTAATAAGTAACATATGGCATCCATTTTCCTGAAATCAACCACTACAATCTTATTCATTTTTTCAGCCCTTTTTATTGTCACAGAAGCCTTGGTGTTAGACAGCGATGGTGAGCCAGTGTTCAATGGTGGGCAATACTACATGATTCCCCAAAACATAGGCTTTGGAGGTGGCCTCACAAGAACAACAAAAGATGATTACACACCATGCCCTTACTACGTAACCCGAGATAAAGATGAAACCTCAAATGGTATGCCTCTTACCATTTCATCCCCTCTCAAAATATTGTACCTTCCTGAGTCTTCTTCAGTTAGCATTGCGTTCCAAGAAATGATTACTGTTTGTATTCAATCCTTGGGGTGGCGGGTCATCCCCGATGATTCGACCGGTAAACTTTACGTGGCTACCGGCGGTGGTAACTTTAACCGGAAGTTTTCTATTAAGCGAGCTGAAGGAGAGTCAAGGAATAATGTGTATAATATAAGGTATTTTAATGAACAATCAGGTAAAGCTAGTTATGTTGGGTTTTTTGAGGATGATGGACTTTTGGGTGTTACTGATGATATCCCTCTTAAAGTCATGTTCAAGAAAGCTTTTGATGTTATTGAACTTTGAATAGATAAGCTCTACTTCATCTTGAAATAAtgtgtaaaattaaaataataagaaagCTATGTTAAAGTTTCTCAAATTATTAGGGTTTGTCTGGAAGTCCTCCATGAAGGGGCTATTTTCTTCAGTTATGTATACTgtgtttttttaatgtttaatttcaATCAAAAGAATAAATAATGATCGTACTAATTGAAGTTTCTCATATTAATAATACTTGACTTCTAGTTTTTGTGATGATTTATAACAATTGTTTGTTGGATTGGTTCATTAGTTAAGAATGCGGTTAATATTGTTGTCTTTTAAGCgagttaaaaaattaagttatataTTGTTGATTTCTAATACAAGAGAGAAAGCAACAAGAGGTACGAAAAGGctaaattcttattattatcataaagGAGAGTACAAGGAAAAACATCAGCAAGTTGGTGTCTAGTGGGAGGATAGGAATGCTCAAGTAATTCTTCCATGACCTTTTCCTTAGTAAAGCGACTATCTGATTCAATGTGTTTGGCTCTTTTATAGAAAACAGGATTTTTAGCTATGTATAATGCTGATTGGTTatcacaatgaacaataataggTTTGAGATTGTCAATATCTAAATCAGCTAGTAATCTAACAAGCCAAGTAATCTCAGCAGCTGCTGGTTCTATGACCCTGTATTCAACCTCTTAGCTGGACCTAGATAAAGTATTTTGCATTTTAGATTTCCCGGAGACAAGGGATTGGCCAAGCATAATGATGTACCAAGAGACTGGTTTTCTTGTATCTGGGCACGATCTCGAATCACTATCAGAAAAAGCTCCCAAAGTGATCTTATTAGTAGCGTTAAGGATTATTCCCTTTTCATAGGTACTTTGACATATGATAACATATGTTTTAGAGCAAGCCAATAAGACTCCTTAGGTCTTTGCATGAATTGGCTAAGAGTTTGAAATAAATAGGCTATATCAGGCCTTGTATTTGTGAGAAAGTTCAGCTTTTCTATAAGCCGCCTATATGAGGTTGGATCATGTAGCAAGATTCCATCTAGGTTAGAGAATTTGATATTCATTGGGAGAGGTGTTGCAACCTTCTTGAGATATGTAAAACCACACTCATGTAATAGTTCCATTGTGAACTTAAACTGTGTAAGAATTATTTCTTTAGGAGTCCTGGTGACCTCTAGTCCTAGAAAGAAATGTCGTTCTCTTAGGTTTTTGATAATGCTAAATAGTGCATGCAGATGTCTTTTAATGTGTTGAATCTTCTATTGATCATTTCCAGTTaatataatatcatcaacatatatggCTAAAATGGTGATGTGATGATCTTGAATCTTGATGAAAAAGAAATAGTCATTCTTAGATTGAGCGTAGTTTTGAAAATTGAGTTCTTGAGTGAGCTAGGCAATCCATTGCCTAGATGCTTGTTTTAAGTCGTACAAGGATTTTTCAATTTGCACACCTTGTTGTTGGCAATAAGATAGCCTTGTGGTGGTTTCATGTATAACATCCCTGAATTTCGAGTAACTAAACTATATTATATTGCATAATAATCCTACCGAAATTTCGG
This region includes:
- the LOC130821652 gene encoding kunitz-type trypsin inhibitor-like 2 protein, whose amino-acid sequence is MNLSLSLTFFKYVITLLLFFSVLSIATAVILDTDGEPLVNGGRYFIVPQSIGIGGGLTRTLVTKITPCFYHITRDKNETFPGILVKISSPFEITVINPGLPIRITFDDRIIDFCMRSMTWRVFADKTTGQSYVVTGGSVSQPSFTIEETQEDTNVYKIKSILDQKDVGFFEKDGLLGITNEIPLPVLFKKAPTPPNFLAMKV
- the LOC130821653 gene encoding trypsin inhibitor DE-3-like, which translates into the protein MASIFLKSTTTILFIFSALFIVTEALVLDSDGEPVFNGGQYYMIPQNIGFGGGLTRTTKDDYTPCPYYVTRDKDETSNGMPLTISSPLKILYLPESSSVSIAFQEMITVCIQSLGWRVIPDDSTGKLYVATGGGNFNRKFSIKRAEGESRNNVYNIRYFNEQSGKASYVGFFEDDGLLGVTDDIPLKVMFKKAFDVIEL